The following nucleotide sequence is from Alkalihalobacillus sp. LMS39.
TGACCTTTATGAGCTAATTCTCGAAATGCGATACGTGACAGTTTGAACTTCCGTAGTACACCTCGAGGACGACCGGTTGCTTCGCATCGGCGTGTTAAACGACTTGGTGCAGAATCTCTCGGTAATTTGCTTAAACCTATATAATCTCCTTTTGCTTTTAATTCTCTCCTTTTTTCTGCATATCGAGCAACAAGCTCTTGTCTTTTCTTTTCCTTTGCTACTTTCG
It contains:
- the rpsN gene encoding 30S ribosomal protein S14; its protein translation is MAKKSKVAKEKKRQELVARYAEKRRELKAKGDYIGLSKLPRDSAPSRLTRRCEATGRPRGVLRKFKLSRIAFRELAHKGQIPGVKKSSW